The window TGGGGAAAGATACAAATGTGTCTTTGGCAGTATCCGGGGGCCGGTGCGGTTCAGATGACACAGTATGGCTCCATGGGTGTCTGTGTGCCCAGGCAGCAGGGGAAACACGCTCTGAGCCGCATCCGGAGCTCCTTGTTGAACAGGAAGCTGATGATGGGGTTCGCTCCCGCCTGGGCGAAGCTCATCCACACCGCAGCGGTCAGGTAGAGCTGCGGGACCGAAGCCGCCCGCACAAATATTCTCAGGTAGCAGGCGCTTATATAGGGAGCCCACAGGATGAGGAAGGTCAGTGTGATCATGTAGTACATCTTCCCGATGCGCTTCTCCATCTTAAACTCGTCCAGCACCAGCAGCCTCCTGTTGCCGGGGTGGGAAGCTTGCCTGATGCCGACCAGCGTCGGCGGGGTGGGTCCGCGGCCGAAGCCGGCGATCCAGTTGGCGGCGGCCTGCCCGGTGGCTCCGGGGCCGTGAAAGGTCCAGTTCTGGCTGATGGCCGGGACCAGCTGGGCCGGTTTCATTTTACGGTGATCGTAGACGAAGCACAGCATCTTTATGTAAACCACATGGGTCGTGCCCACGATGACGGCCAGCATCAGCATGAAGCCCAGA is drawn from Seriola aureovittata isolate HTS-2021-v1 ecotype China chromosome 2, ASM2101889v1, whole genome shotgun sequence and contains these coding sequences:
- the gpr27 gene encoding probable G-protein coupled receptor 27 — translated: MANTSEFGESSPSFHNYASMASAVKLASLGLIMGISLLGNASLSLLLLKDSSLHKAPYYFLLDLCLADVVRSAVCFPFVMASISGGSSWPYSALSCKIVAFMSVLFCFHVAFLLFCVSVTRYMAIAHHRFYSKRMNLCTCVAVICMVWTLSVAMAFPPVFDVGTYKFIREEEQCIFEHRYVKANDTLGFMLMLAVIVGTTHVVYIKMLCFVYDHRKMKPAQLVPAISQNWTFHGPGATGQAAANWIAGFGRGPTPPTLVGIRQASHPGNRRLLVLDEFKMEKRIGKMYYMITLTFLILWAPYISACYLRIFVRAASVPQLYLTAAVWMSFAQAGANPIISFLFNKELRMRLRACFPCCLGTQTPMEPYCVI